CCGGCCGGGATGCCCAGCACGTCGGCGATCTCGGCGTAGTCGAGACCGCAGAGGTCCCGGAGCACGACGGCCGTGCGGAACTCGACGGGCAGGCGGCCGAGCGCGGCCTCGACGTCGAGGCGGTCGGCCACCGCCCCGCCCGGCCCGGCGTCGTGGACGCCGCCCGTGCCGGCACCGGGCCCGACGGTGAGGGCCCGTTCGAGCTGGTCGTCGGGCAGGGTCTCGGCCCGCCGCCCGCGTCGGCGGATCTCGTCCAGGCAGGCGTTGGTCGTCACCCGGTAGGCCCAGGTGCCGAAGCTGGCCCGCCCGTCGAAGCGCCCGCCCGCCAACCCACGGGCGAGGGCGATCATCGCTTCCTGGGTGGCGTCGTCGGCATCGGCGTCCGATCCGAGGATGCGCCGGCACAGGGTGTGCAGCCGGTCGACGTGGCGGCGCAGGAGCTGGTCGAGGGCGCCGGCGTCGCCGGCCTGGGCCGCCTCCGCCAGCTCTCGGTCCCCGGCGCCGTGGTCGATGACGAAAGCGTAGGCCAGCCGCCGCCGCCGGTCCCGGAGAGGATCGGCGACGCTTCTACCGCCGGCGGACGGCGACCTCGGCGACCTCGGCCCGGTTGGCCGTGCCCGGATCGGTGATCCACAAGAGCACGGCGCCGCCGTGCCGGCCCCCGAGGTCGAACTCGGCGTCGCCGGAGATCCCCGACTTCTCGGCCACCGGCCGGCCCCAGCCGCCCAGCTCGGCCGCCGGGCGTGCCGCCACGTACACCTTCGCCGCCCACCCCGACGTGGGCGACGCCACCCGCAGCGCGGCCAGGTCGGCGGCGTCGGCGAGCTGGAGCACCAGGCCGACGCCGGGCTTGAGCCCTCCGAACGCCTCCCGGCGGTACTGGTCGGTATTCCATGTGGTGGCGTCGTCGCCGTCGACGGCCCGGCCGGCGCGGGACTCGTTCTCCTCGCCGTCGCCGGCCGGGTCGAACGAGTGCACGGCCGAGATGGTGGCCGTGCTCGCCCGGCCCGACGTCTTCGACCCGTCCGCGGCACCGGTCCCGTCGTGATCCCTGCCGGCGAGGACCGCCGCCAGCAACAGGGCGGCGACAGCCACGGCCGCCACCACTGCCAGCGGGAGGAGCCGCCGGGTCGGCGGGCGGGCCAGTGCCGGCACGCCGGAGGCGGGGGTCGTCTCCCGGATGACCTGCGGCACGGCGTCGTCGGGCTCGGCACCGAGATCGAGATCGACGGCCACGAGGGCGTCACGCAGGGCGGCGGCCGATGGGTAGCGGTCGCCCGGGTCCTTGGCCAGCGCCCGCATCACGACGGCCTCGAGGGGTCCGGGGATCGGGGGACCGCCGCACTCGAGCGCCGGTGGGGGCTCGCGGACGTGGAGCAAGGCGGTGGCCAGCTCCGTCTCGGCCGTGAACGGCGGCTTCCCGCACAGCATCTCGTAGAGCACCACGCCGAGCCCGTACACGTCGGAGCGGGCGTCGGGCGGCTTGCCCTGGACCTGTTCCGGCGACAGGTAGCGGGCGGTGCCGACGACTGCTCCAGTCTGGGTGAGGCTGGCGACGGTGGCGTTGGCGCTGGGTTGGAGCTTGGCGATGCCGAAGTCGGCGACCTTCACCCGCAGCAGTGGCGCCGTCGTCTCGCCCTCGTGCTCGACCAGCAGGATGTTGGCCGGTTTCACGTCCCGGTGGATCAGGCCTTCGCGGTGGGCGTGGTCGAGGGCATCGGCCACCTCGGCGGCGATGGGCACGGCCACCGACGGGGGCAGGGTGCCGGCCTCGGCCACCGCGTCGCGCAGGGTGTGGCCGGGAACCAGCTCCATGACGATGAAGGCCAGGTCGCCGTCGGTGCCGGTGTCGAAGGTCGCCACGATCCCGGGGTGCCCGAGGCGGGCGGCGGCCTGCGCCTCGAGGCGGAACCGGGCGACGAAGCTGTCGTCGACGGCGAGGTGCGGGTGCAGGATCTTGACTGCCACCGGGCGGGCGAGCACGTCGTCGTACGCCTCCCACACCTCGGCCATCCCTCCCCGGGCGATCAGCCGGGTGACGCGGTAGCGCCCCACCAGCACGCGGTCGATCAAGGGGAGGGAATCGGGCACGACCCTCGGAGCGTACCCAGCGGGCCGGCCGGCCCGACCTACGGGACGGCGAAGGTGACGCCGATGACCCGGGGTCCGGCGTGGGTGCCGATCACGGCGCCCACGTCGGCCACCACGATGGTGTCGCGGGGGCAGACGTCGGCCAGCATGTCGACGAGGACGTCGATGTCGGGGGCGCCGCCGTGCAGGACGGTGAGGTGCTCCACCGCACCGGCCTCGCGGACCTTGTCGGCCAGGTACCGCAGCGAGCGGCTGCGCGTGCGCTGCTTGGACTCGGCCTCGACCTTGCCCCCCGTCACCTGGATGATCGGCTTGATCGACAGCATGGAGCCGAGCAGGGCCTGGGCGGCGCCGATGCGCCCGCCCTTGCGCAGGTTGTCGAGGGTGTCGAGGGCGGCGAACGTGCGCGTGCGGGGCACCATCGCCTCGGCGCCGGCGGTCACGTCGTCCAGGCCCTTGCCGGCGGCGGCCAGCTCGGCGGCGGCGAGGGCCACCGTGCCCTCCGCCATGCTCACCGCCCTGGAGTCGACGACGCGCACGGCCACGGTGTCGGCGACCGCTTCGGCCGCCAGCCGAGCGGCTTCGTAGGTGGCCGACAGCGCGGAGGAGATGGTGACGCACACGACGCCCTCGGCGCCGTCGGCGGCCGCACGTCGGTACACCTCCTCGAAGGCGCCCGGCGACGGTGCCGCCGTCTCCGGCAGCACCGACGAGTTGGCCAGGCGGGACCAGAACTCGGCGGCCGACAGGTCACGCCGGTCCACCAGCTCCTCGGTGCCGAATCGCACGGTGAGCGGCACCAGCTCGATGCCGTGCTCGGCCGCCATGTCGGCGGGGATGTCGCTGGCGGTATCGGCGACTATCCGGACACCATGCATTGTCAGCTCCTTGGATCCTCAGCTCTTCGCCGTTCTGGCGGTGGCCGTGACCCGCACGTCATACCAGGTCTTGGTCTTGTCCCACTTCTTCAGGACGAGCGACCACGCCTTGCGCATCACCGTGACCCGAAGCCCGCGCTGGTCGACGGTGAAGACCTCGAGGACGACGTCGTTGTCGTCGGCGATCTCCTGGGCCACGGCGCGGGCTCGCTCGACGTCGTTGTGGTCGAGCAGCTCGAGGGCGGCGCTGTCGGCCGCGTCGTGGGCCACGCCGTCGATCTGGGCACGCGCCACCAGGGGCGAACCGATCTCGACCACGAGCAGCCCGACCAGCACGAAGCTGGCGACGATCTTGAACAACCACCCGGTGATCACAACAAGCGCCTCCGCATCGGAAGGAGTGTCGACAGCTCTTGCACGCCAAGTCGCCGGGCGACGAGGAGATAGACGGTAACACCGGCCACGACGCCGCCCCCGGCCCGCAGCAGGGCCGGTCCCGGAAGGGCGGAGAGGGCAGCGACCACGGCACCCATCACCGCGCTGGCCACGGCGACGCGGACCCAGATCTGGACCACGGACGCGATGTCGACAGATCGGGTACGGCGCTGTAGGACGACCAGCGCCGCCGCCGTGCCGATCGTGTACGCCAGCCCGTAGGCGAGGGCCAGGCCCTGGACGCCGAGCGACGGGTACAGGGCGACGGCCAGCACCACGTTGGCGCCGTTCTCCACCAGGTAGAGGAAGAACACGGACCGGGTGTCCTGGACGGCCTGGAAGGCCTTCATGAGGAACAGGAAGGCGCTGAAGCCGGGGAGGCCGATGGCCAGCATGGCGAGCACGTCGGCCGTCGTCGACGCCGACGTCGAGCGGAGGGCACCGTGCTCGAGGGCCACGCCGACGATGGGGCGGGCCAGGCAGAGGTAGCCGACGGCGGCCGGCACCACCACGGCGGCGATGGTGCGGAGGCCGCGGCCCACGTCGCGGCCGTACCCGGTGCGGTCGCCCAGGGCCCAGCGCTCGGCCATGTCGGGCTGCAGCGCCGTCATCACCGACACGGCGAAGACCCCGTGGGGCAGGAGGAAGAACACCTGACCGGCCTGGTAGGCCGCCACGTCGCCCGCCCGCCCGTTGGCCAGCACCAGGACCACCATGAGGGCGGCCTGGTTGGCGGCGACGAACCCGAACGTCCAACCGGAGAGGCGGACGATGGTGCGCACCGCCGGATGGCCCGGCTCCCACACCGGGCGCAGGCGCGGCCCCGCCCGGCGCAGCGCCGGCAGCAGGGCGAGCGCCATGGCGGCCACACCGGCCGTGGTGCCCAGGCCGAGCAGCATGCGCGCACCGACGTCGTGGCGGACGGCGGAGAGCGACACCTCGTCGACCACGTGGGGGAGCGCCAGCAGCACACCGATCACGACGAGGTTGTTGAGCACGGGGGCGAACATCGGCGCCGCGAACCGTCTGCGGGCGTGGAGGATGGCGGTGGTCACGGTGACCATGCCGTACAGCGCCACCTGGGGGGCGAACAGGCGGAGCAGGCTGGTGGCCACGGCGCGCTGCTCGTCGACCGAGGAGGTGTCGTTGCCCAGGGTGTACACGTGCACCAGGAGGGGCGCCAGGAACACGAACAGGGCGGTGACCACCACGAGCACGGCGGCGGCGGCGGTGACGACGGCCGAGATGGCGCGCCAGGCGTCGTCTTCGTCGTGGCCCGGCGCCAGGCGGTCGACGAAGACCGGGACGAGGGTGGCGGACAGCACCCCGCCCAGCACCAGCTCGTAGATGATGTTCGGGGTGATGTTGGCCAGGTTGTAGCTGTCGGTCAGGCGGGTGAACCCGAGGGCGTAGGCGAGCGCCACCAGCCGGGCGAACCCCGTCACGCGGGAGGCGAGCGTGCCTGCCGCCATGACCGCCGTGCTCTGGGCCAGGCTCGGCCGGTGGCCGGGGCCGTCGCCGCCCGTCGGTCGGACGGGCGAGACCCGTGGTCTCACGCGGGCACCAGACGCCGGTTCCGGCGGCCCCGGACGAGGTGGCGCGCCCACCACACGAACAGGAACAGGATGGCGCCGCCGGAGAGCACCACGCCGACTCCGGAGGCCGCGGTCGACCGGACGGTGAAGCGGCTGGTGCCGAGCTCGAGCCCGCCGTCGGGGGACACGAGGCTCACGCGCAACGGGAACGAGCCCGAGGTGCGGGCGCGGACCGAGAACCGCTCGGTGGTGCTGCGCCGCAGGAGGTCGACGTCGCGGACCGACCCATTGGGGAAGTCGAGCTTGTCGCTGGCCACCTTGATCTGCACCTTCAGCGGGTACCCCGTCTTGGACAGCACCGTCACCGGTATCTCACCGGTACGTGCGGTGAGGGTGATGGACCGGTGGCTCGGCACCAGCACCGACGCCGCCTGCGACCGGATCCGCTCGTCGAGGCCCCTAAGGAAGTCGGCGCGCCGGTCGGAGCGGAGGCCCGCGCCTTCGGCCAGCAGGAGCAACTGCTCCATCCGGTCGTCGAGGGCGTTCTCGGGGGCCAGCATGCTGGCGAACCCGACGAGCTGGCGGCGGGCGGCGGCGATGGCGTTGGCCGGGAGCACCTGGGGCGCCGGTGCCGGTGCCAGCCGGCGCACCAGCGGGGCGCCCGTGGCGGTGGTGGCGGGCGGGACCGAGGCGAAGGCGTCGTCCGCCGTGGTGCCGGTCAGGATCGGCGAGCTGGACAGCCCGCTCAGGAGCGAGTCGAGGAACGCCTTGTCGGGCGACCACGAACGGGGTGGGGCCACGACCACGGCGCGCCGGCGGCTGGGCTGGTCCTGGTACACCACGGCCAGGTCGGCCAGCAGCCGGTGGGCGGCGAGGACCGGGTCGTCGGCCGGGGAGAAGTGGTCGACCAGCCCGCCGTCGGCGGCCAGGGCGGCCGGGCGGCGGACGGCACGGGCGTCGACGGCGAAGGGCTGGGTCAGGGTGATGGGCAGCTTGGCGGGCTCGAACGCCCGCTCCGGCAGGACGAGGCGGTCGACCTGCTGCTGGCGGAGCAGGAGGGCGGCCCGCTCGTCGAGGCCGTCCTCGCCCGCCCACGTCCGGGGGTCCGGGCGGGTGCCGAGCGTCTGCTCGATCACCTGGCTGCCGCGGTCGAGCTGGATGGCCACCTCGGATGCCATCCCGGAGCCGGCGAACGACGACAACGAGACCGGGACGAACGTGCCGGCAGCCACCTGACGGCCGGCGACGGCCCGGGCCAGGGTGGCCACGGTCTCCCGGTCCTCGGGGCGCTCGCTCGTGTCGAGCGTGAGGAGCGTCTCGGGGGTGGGCAGGAGCGTCAGCGCCACGCTCGGATACGCCTCCAACGACCTGGCCAGTGCCGCCAGCCCCGAGGCGGTCCGCTCCGGGAGGGCGCGCGTGCCGTCGGGGCGGAGCGTGGGAGGGGCGTGGACGGGCAGGACCAGGGCCACCCCGAGCGGGTACCCGCCCGGCTGCGGCGGCCGGGTGTATACCAGGTGCGTGACGAGCCCGGCCAGGGACTTGCCCCCACCGGTCTCGCGCAGCTCGACCCGGACCGGGTACACGCCGTCGGCGGTCAGCCGGAGGCGGGCCGGGTCGAGGGGCTGGGCGGGATCCTGGGTGGGCAGGCGCACCAGGACGGCTCCGGCCGCATCCACGGCCAGGTCGGCCAGCTTGGTGGGCGGCACCCCGGTGACCGGGTTGCCGCGGGGGCCGTCGTCGAGGGTACGGGTGAACTCCGAGCGGCTGGTCACCCGCCGGTAGACGGCGACGGCCAGCTCGACGTCGGCGGGCGCCTCCGACGTGGTGACGTCGAGGCGCAGGACGAACTCCTCGCCTGCACCCACCCATGGGGTCTGCGAGGCGAGGCGCAGGACGCTCCCGGACTGCTGGGCGGCGGCCGGCGGGGCGACGGGCACGACGAGCCAGCCGCCCGCCACGGCCAGCGTGGCGAGCACGGCCCGTGCGACCCGCCCGGTCAGTCCACGCCGCTTCGCCCGTCGGGCCGTCACAGCTCGATGGCGGCACTGAGCACCGAGAGCCCGGCCGCCTCCCGCCGGAAGCCCAGGCTCTCGTACAGCGCGAGCGCCGCCTGGTTGCCCATCTGGGTGTTCACCACGGCCTGTTCGACGCGCCACCGCCGGAGCCACCGCAGGGCGTCGATGCACAAGGCCCGTCCGAGACCGAGGCGCTGGCGGTCCGGTTCGACGGCGAGGCGCTGGAGGAACCCGCGCCGTCCGGCCCTGCCCGTGACGGCGTAGCCGACGACCAGCCCATCGGCGGCGGCGACGCGGAAGCGGCTGTTCGGCGTGGCGTTCAGCGCTTCCCGCAGGCTGGACTCGTCGATGCGCCAAAAAGCAGGGAAGGCGCGGCCGTCGACGGCCAAAACCCGAGGGTGGTCCTCCGGTCCGGCCCGGCGGAGGGCCGACAGATCGGCCCTGGCCACGTGGCGGAGATCGTGCTCCAGGAGGTGCAGGCGCTCGTGGACCTCGAACCCGGCGCCCAGGAATCCGGCCTGCTCGGCCGGCGACAGTGCGGACGTGATCACGCGCCGGAACCCTCGGGTCGCCAGTTGGTCGAGGCAGCGGCGGACGAACACGGCCGAGGGAAGCGGCGCGTCGGGGAGCGGGCTCAGGTAGGCGATGTCGTGGTCGCCGCGCCACGGGCCAGTGCGCACCCGCTCCCGGCCCCACCGGATCACGTCGACGTTGGCGGCGCTCACTTCATGGTGAGGTTACCGACGATGACCTTCCGGGGGCTGGACGGCCACACTTCTGCTCCAGCCGGGAGCGGCTCGTGCCGATGCGACAAACGATGCTCGATCTGGACGAGTTGCTGCGATACACGGTGGAACACTCAGGATCCGACCTTCACATCAAGGTGGGCTCGCCTCCCCACGTGCGTGTGGACGGCCAGTTGCTGGTGTCGCCGTTCGACTCGGTCACTCCGGCGGACGCCGAGCGAGTGGCCTTCGCCGTGCTGCCGAGGGATCGGGCCGACGAGTTCGAGGCGACCTCCGAGGCCGACTTCGCCCACACCGTGCCCGGTCTGGGCCGTTTCCGCGTCAACGTGTTCCGCCAGCGCGGTTCGGTCGGCCTCGTCTTCCGCCGGGTGCTCCCGGGGATCCCGTCCTTCGACGCTCTCGGCCTCCCGTCGGTGGTGCGCCGCCTGGCCGAGGAGCAGCGCGGCATGGTGCTCGTCACCGGCCCCACGGGGTCGGGGAAGACGACGACCATCTCGGCGATCATCGACCACATCAACACGACACGGTCGTGCAACGTCGTCACGGTGGAGGACCCGATC
The window above is part of the Acidimicrobiales bacterium genome. Proteins encoded here:
- a CDS encoding RNA polymerase sigma factor; the protein is MRARPTGPRSPRSPSAGGRSVADPLRDRRRRLAYAFVIDHGAGDRELAEAAQAGDAGALDQLLRRHVDRLHTLCRRILGSDADADDATQEAMIALARGLAGGRFDGRASFGTWAYRVTTNACLDEIRRRGRRAETLPDDQLERALTVGPGAGTGGVHDAGPGGAVADRLDVEAALGRLPVEFRTAVVLRDLCGLDYAEIADVLGIPAGTVRSRIARGRAALVPLLGNQAPPARRPTTRP
- a CDS encoding protein kinase; translated protein: MPDSLPLIDRVLVGRYRVTRLIARGGMAEVWEAYDDVLARPVAVKILHPHLAVDDSFVARFRLEAQAAARLGHPGIVATFDTGTDGDLAFIVMELVPGHTLRDAVAEAGTLPPSVAVPIAAEVADALDHAHREGLIHRDVKPANILLVEHEGETTAPLLRVKVADFGIAKLQPSANATVASLTQTGAVVGTARYLSPEQVQGKPPDARSDVYGLGVVLYEMLCGKPPFTAETELATALLHVREPPPALECGGPPIPGPLEAVVMRALAKDPGDRYPSAAALRDALVAVDLDLGAEPDDAVPQVIRETTPASGVPALARPPTRRLLPLAVVAAVAVAALLLAAVLAGRDHDGTGAADGSKTSGRASTATISAVHSFDPAGDGEENESRAGRAVDGDDATTWNTDQYRREAFGGLKPGVGLVLQLADAADLAALRVASPTSGWAAKVYVAARPAAELGGWGRPVAEKSGISGDAEFDLGGRHGGAVLLWITDPGTANRAEVAEVAVRRR
- a CDS encoding GNAT family N-acetyltransferase, with the translated sequence MSAANVDVIRWGRERVRTGPWRGDHDIAYLSPLPDAPLPSAVFVRRCLDQLATRGFRRVITSALSPAEQAGFLGAGFEVHERLHLLEHDLRHVARADLSALRRAGPEDHPRVLAVDGRAFPAFWRIDESSLREALNATPNSRFRVAAADGLVVGYAVTGRAGRRGFLQRLAVEPDRQRLGLGRALCIDALRWLRRWRVEQAVVNTQMGNQAALALYESLGFRREAAGLSVLSAAIEL
- the murJ gene encoding murein biosynthesis integral membrane protein MurJ, yielding MRPRVSPVRPTGGDGPGHRPSLAQSTAVMAAGTLASRVTGFARLVALAYALGFTRLTDSYNLANITPNIIYELVLGGVLSATLVPVFVDRLAPGHDEDDAWRAISAVVTAAAAVLVVVTALFVFLAPLLVHVYTLGNDTSSVDEQRAVATSLLRLFAPQVALYGMVTVTTAILHARRRFAAPMFAPVLNNLVVIGVLLALPHVVDEVSLSAVRHDVGARMLLGLGTTAGVAAMALALLPALRRAGPRLRPVWEPGHPAVRTIVRLSGWTFGFVAANQAALMVVLVLANGRAGDVAAYQAGQVFFLLPHGVFAVSVMTALQPDMAERWALGDRTGYGRDVGRGLRTIAAVVVPAAVGYLCLARPIVGVALEHGALRSTSASTTADVLAMLAIGLPGFSAFLFLMKAFQAVQDTRSVFFLYLVENGANVVLAVALYPSLGVQGLALAYGLAYTIGTAAALVVLQRRTRSVDIASVVQIWVRVAVASAVMGAVVAALSALPGPALLRAGGGVVAGVTVYLLVARRLGVQELSTLLPMRRRLL
- a CDS encoding DUF6049 family protein — its product is MTARRAKRRGLTGRVARAVLATLAVAGGWLVVPVAPPAAAQQSGSVLRLASQTPWVGAGEEFVLRLDVTTSEAPADVELAVAVYRRVTSRSEFTRTLDDGPRGNPVTGVPPTKLADLAVDAAGAVLVRLPTQDPAQPLDPARLRLTADGVYPVRVELRETGGGKSLAGLVTHLVYTRPPQPGGYPLGVALVLPVHAPPTLRPDGTRALPERTASGLAALARSLEAYPSVALTLLPTPETLLTLDTSERPEDRETVATLARAVAGRQVAAGTFVPVSLSSFAGSGMASEVAIQLDRGSQVIEQTLGTRPDPRTWAGEDGLDERAALLLRQQQVDRLVLPERAFEPAKLPITLTQPFAVDARAVRRPAALAADGGLVDHFSPADDPVLAAHRLLADLAVVYQDQPSRRRAVVVAPPRSWSPDKAFLDSLLSGLSSSPILTGTTADDAFASVPPATTATGAPLVRRLAPAPAPQVLPANAIAAARRQLVGFASMLAPENALDDRMEQLLLLAEGAGLRSDRRADFLRGLDERIRSQAASVLVPSHRSITLTARTGEIPVTVLSKTGYPLKVQIKVASDKLDFPNGSVRDVDLLRRSTTERFSVRARTSGSFPLRVSLVSPDGGLELGTSRFTVRSTAASGVGVVLSGGAILFLFVWWARHLVRGRRNRRLVPA
- a CDS encoding DegV family protein, with the translated sequence MHGVRIVADTASDIPADMAAEHGIELVPLTVRFGTEELVDRRDLSAAEFWSRLANSSVLPETAAPSPGAFEEVYRRAAADGAEGVVCVTISSALSATYEAARLAAEAVADTVAVRVVDSRAVSMAEGTVALAAAELAAAGKGLDDVTAGAEAMVPRTRTFAALDTLDNLRKGGRIGAAQALLGSMLSIKPIIQVTGGKVEAESKQRTRSRSLRYLADKVREAGAVEHLTVLHGGAPDIDVLVDMLADVCPRDTIVVADVGAVIGTHAGPRVIGVTFAVP